GAGAGTTCTTGACGAAGGCCAAAGAGAACATGCAATTGATAGAAGAGCATCAACGGATGCAACAAAATGTAGGTTCGAAGAAATAAATCTTGAGTTTTTTGCGTATTTTTGCATAAAACTCAAGATAAGATGAAAACGTCCTTTTCTATTCGTATTGCTTTTTTCTTTATTCTTTCTTTTTTGGCAGTTTCCTGTCATAGAGATACGGACGCTCTCAACATGACTTTTTCAAAAGTGGAAAAGTGTATGGATCTATGTCCGGATAGTGCTCTAAACCTATTAAAAGGTATTCATGATCCTGAAAAATTGTGGGGTGAGTCACAAGCGACTTATGCTCTTCTGATGACGCAGGCAATGGATAAGAACTATATGAAGTTTAGTTCGGATTCGTTGATTGCATTAGCTCTGAATTACTATACAATAACTCAGACCTCCCCAATAATGTATGCAAAGGCTCTATTTTATCATGGAAGAGTTATGCTTGAATTGGATAAGGAGGAAGAAGCCTTGAAATCTTTTCTTGCGGCAAAAGATGTTTATGAGAGAACTAAGGATCATAAAATGTTGGCATTGATAGCAGAAGAGGTTGGTATGATAAATCGAAAACAGGACTTGTACGATGATGCTTTGACGAATTTTAGGGAAGCACTTACTACATATAAGCAGTTAAAGGATTCTCTTTCGGTTATTAGTGCTAGTTTGAATATTGCTAGAGTTTATTTGTTTAAGTCTGAATGGGATAGCTGTTCCTTATATTATAATAACGCATTAGAAATAGCAGTACAGAAGAATTATTTATCTGAAATTACAATATTGCATGAATTAGGTATATTGTATCGCTCTATGCAAAATTTATCAGAAGCAGAACGTTATTTCTTAGCTGCTTATGAAAAAGAAACAGATGAAGAAAAGAAATATATGGAATGTTTGTCTTTAGGATATTTATATATGCAAATGGGGCAGACAGAAAATGCTAGAAAATATTTAATAATGAGTGCGAACTCTTCTAAAGCATATACGCAGATTAGTGCATACGATTGTTTATATTTCTTGGAAAAAGACATTGATAATTTTGAAGAGGCAATAGTTTATCATGAATTAGCAGATTCCATAACTAATGCTATGGAGGAGCTTAACTCACGAGAGTTAATAGCAAGTTTACAGAAAAAATATGAGAATGAAAAACTACGGAATGATAATTTGCAAATGAAAGTACGATATACGAACTTTATTCTGTGGGGTACGATTGCTTTTTTATTTGTTGTTGCATGTATGTGTTATTATTATTATAAAAATCGGAATAACAAAAAGAAAATAGCCGAGATTGAATTACAGATTCAAGAGAATGAAGAAGAAATAGAACGATACCAGCAGGAAATAGAGGATATTCAAATATCAAAAGATCAGGTGTTAAAGGAAAATCTGATGTTAGAAGAAAATCGTACTAAAGTAGGAGAACTCAATGGAAAGATTGTTCTTTTAACCATGCAGAATAAAACTTTGTCGGAACATCTGAAAGAACTGGGGGGTGAATTAAATGTTGGCATATCTTCAGGCTCATTTATACATGCATTTCGGCTTCTATTGGCAATAAAAGAGGGGACCTTAAGAGGAAAACTTTCTAATGAAGAGCGTCAGAAGTTATTTAGTCTGTTTGATTTGATTTATTGGAATTATGTTAGTCGTTTATTGGAAAGAGCTCCAACTCTTACTAAACATGATCTTGAGATTTGCTGTTTTCTTAAATTTGGTTTGAGTCACGAAGAGCTAAGTTGTATCTTTCATACTACTTCTGATTCTGTAACGAGGGCAAAAGGCAGGCTTAAAGGTCGATTAGGCATTTCTCCGCAAGATGATTTGGACCTTTTTTTGAAGGAATTCTGAGAAATAAAAAATGGATTGTCCGGGTAAATGTTAAATTGATAATTAATAATATGTTGATTAATAGGTTGTTACTTTTCATTAACCTCTTGTAATTTGTCCGGGTTGATTTTTTTGTTTTTTCGAATACATACCGTACTTTTGGCGAAACAAAAAAGCAATATAATTATGAAAGTACGTTTTATTTTATCTTTTCTAGCTGCATTATTTATTGCAGGGAATATGATCGCTATTGAGAGTACAGAACGGGTAGAGAGAAAACTGCCTCTTGTGTTAAAAGGAGAAGTTCCGACTACGACAAGTCGTTCTATTCCTGTAATACCTATTAGTGCGTCTGTTTCTACAGATGATAATATTGTAGAAATCATTTTCACAGTTCCTTTGGGCGAAGTGAAAATACTAGTGGATGGACAAGTACAGGAAGTCTGTCAGGTAACGGCTCCTGGACAAACAACTTCTTTCTCTATAGAAGGATGGGCTCCGGGCGTTTATAAACTAGAATTTAAAGTCGCCGGAGGCGGATACGTATACGGAGAACTAGTAATAGAGTAAATAAGGAACTAGACCTTAACTTTTATATAATGAATAGTCATCATACAGTTGCTATTGGCACTTGGGAAGGTGACAAACAGCAATCTATTGAATATAATTCTTCTATTGCAGTCGGGATTGATTGTCCCCGTGCAAAATTGAGAGTAAGTATTCTATTAGATACAATACAAGAGTATCAGGTGAGATATATCTTTTCTGACGAGGAGATAAGTGAAGCTGTAAATGAGGCTGGGCTTATCATTGGCGCAAGGGGTATAGCCTATGAAGGGGTATTACAACGAAAACCGGTTATTGTAGTGGGGGAATATGGTTTTGGAGGTTTAGTTACTCCAGATACATTGCATGAACAATACAATAATTATTTTAGAGGCAAAATCAATGGAATAAAAGCAGAGTACTTCTCTTTAGAGCGATTAGAAGAAGAAATAAGAAGAGGATTTGCTTTGACATTCCAGGAATTGCAAATGATGTCTAACCAGACAATAAGATTTCTACATAATATATAGACTTTTTGATTTAATAGATTAATGCATAAAGACTGGTTAGGTATGCGGGGGTGCGTGAGTATCCCCGCATTTCGTTTCTTACCGATCCTGATCTTCGTTTGTGATCATTCCTTTATGCTTTTCAGGAAGTGCACTCTCAACAGCAGCATAAGCCTCTGCCATAGTAGCTTTTATGTTTTCCATACCTTTTCCTTTAGGAGGAATAGGGTCATGAATGGTCAGAATCATGCGATGGCGATGTATCCATTTGCCTGTACGTGGCAGGATTTCAAAAGAACCGTCGATTGTAACGGGAACAACTGCCAGCTGCAAGTCATCTGCCAATTGAAACGCCCCTTTTTTGAAATATCCCATGTGTCCGGTGAAAGTACGTGCTCCTTCGGGAAAAACGACTAAGGATACCCCGTCTTTCAGCGAATCTTTTGCTTGCCGAATGGTCTCCAGTACTTTTTTGGGACCGGACCGGTCTACAAAAATGTGTCCTGCACTTTCACATGCTTTTCCTACAAATGGTATCTTACGCAGGCTTTTTTTCATCATCCACTTGAAATTTCTTCCGATGAATCCATAAATAAGAAAAATATCGAAGGATCCCTGATGATTCGGCACAAAGATATAAGAGGTCTTCCCGTGTAATTTTTCACGACCGTGAATCTTTACAGGAATCAACAGAAAAAGACAGATGAGTTGTGACCATATTTTGCCCGGATAGTATCCCCAGAAATGAGCTCCTCCTAGTAAAGAGCCTACAATGGTGACAATCGCTGTAAGAATAGTCAATACCAATAGGATAGGTAAAGCAATACAAATTTGATAAATATAATATAGTATCTTCATGGGGAGTTTATTTTTATATATATGCAAAGATACATGATTATTGGTAAAAAAAGCAGTAGGATACAACATAATCTTTGCGATTATGTTATTTTTGTCTTCTGTTATAGACAGATAATGATATGATACGTATACTACATACTGCCGATTGGCATTTAGGACAGACATTTTTTGGTTACGACCGCGCGGAAGAACATAAGGCTTTTCTTGATTGGCTGGCCGAAGAAATCCGACAAAACGAGATTGATGCATTGGTTATAGCCGGAGACGTGTTTGATGTTTCCAATCCTTCTGCTGCGTCTCAGCGCATATATTATGAGTTTATTTATCGGGTGACTGCGGAGAATCCGAAACTGCAAATTGTGATTGTTGCCGGTAATCATGACTCTGCGGCGCGTTTGGAAGCTCCTCTGCCTTTGTTGCAGGCGATGCGGACGGAAGTCAGAGGGGTAGTGCGCAAATTGGAGGGCGGAGAGATTGACTATGATCATTTGACAATAGAATTGAAGAATAGAGAAGGGGAAGTAGAAGTACTTTGTATGGCTGTTCCTTTTTTGCGGCAGGGAGATTATCCGGTAGTGGAGACAGAAGGGAACCCATATATGGAAGGAGTTCGCGAACTTTACGCGCGACTTTTACAAAGGTTGTGGGCACGCCGGAAAACGAATCAGGCTATTCTCGCTGTCGGTCATTTACAGGCTACCGGATCAGAGATTGCCGAGAAGGATTATAGCGAACGGACAGTGATTGGTGGTTTGGAATGTGTATCACCCGATACTTTTTCGGAAAAGATAGCGTATACGGCTTTAGGACATATCCATAAAGCACAGCGGGTATCCGGCAGGGAGAATGTAAGATATGCCGGAAGTCCGATTCCTATGTCTTTTGCCGAGAAGCATTATCATCACGGGGTGGTGATGGTGATTTTAGATGAAGGCTGTGCGGTTGATATCAGAAGGATAGAGTGTCCACAATCCATACCTCTTATCAGTGTGCCGGGTGGAGAGGCTGCTTCACCGGAAAAAATAATAGAAATATTAAGAGATTTACCGGAGGTGGATGGAGAAGCTCCTTATCTGGAAGTCAAGGTTTTGCTTGAAGAACCGGAACCTATGCTTCGTCAGGAAATAGAAGAGGCATTGGCTGGTAAGAAATATCGTCTGGCACGTATCGTTTCTGCTTATCGTCAGGAAGAAAGAGTGGAAAAGGAGGTTGATGGCTGGAAAAAGGGATTGCAGGAAATGTCTCCGTTGCAGATTGCGCAATCTGCATTCGAAAAGGTTTATCAGGCGGAAATGCCTGCCGACCTGACTGATTTATTCCAGGAAGCATATATTTCCGCAACTCGTAAAGAAGAGGAGGAGGGAGAATGAAAATTATAGCAATAAGATTGAAGAATCTGACTTCGATAGAAGGCAGTGTTGAAATAGATTTTACGATGGAACCGTTATCTTCGGCTGGTATATTTGCAATTTCCGGTGCTACAGGAGCGGGAAAGTCGACTTTGTTGGATGCTCTGTGTCTGGCATTATATGACAAGGCTCCTCGTTTTGCGGCTTCGGTGGAGAGTATCAATCTGGCAGATGTGGGAGATAACCAGATCAATCAGTCGGATGTGAGAAATCTGCTTCGTCGGGGGACGAGTGACGGATATGCGGAGGTCGATTTTCAAGGAGTGGACGGACATCGATATCGTTCCCGGTGGTCGGTCAGACGGACAAGGAATAAGGCGAGCGGTTCTTTACAGCCTCAAGTGCTGGAGGTGAAAGATTTGGATACGGAAAAAGAATTTCAGGGAACGAAGAAAGAATTGCTGGCACAGTTGGTAGAGTTGGTCGGTTTGACGTATGAGCAATTTACCCGTACCGTATTGCTGGCACAAAACGACTTTGCAACTTTTCTGAAATCCAGAGGGGCGGCGAAAGCGGAACTACTGGAGAAGTTGACGGGAACAGGTGTTTATTCCCGCATCTCTCAGGAGATTTTTGCCCGGAATAAGGCTGCACAAGAAGAGGTGACGATGATTCAAAGTAAGATGAGTGTGATTGAGTTGTTGCCGGAGGAAGAACTTTTAACCTTGCAGAATGAGAAAGAACAGTTGGTTGAGAAACGTGCGGCAGGGATTAAATTGCTGGCAGAACTGAATGCGCAATTGAATGTGGTCCGTTCATTGAAAATGCAGGAAGCTCTTTGGGTGAAAAAGCAGCAGGAAGAGCAGGAGGAACTGAATAAACAAAAGAATCTACAGGATGCTTTGGTTGTTCAGGAAGAAGGACTGATTCATTTTAAAGCGCAGTGGGAAGCGATACAGCCGGATTTGAAAAAGGCACGTCAGCTAGATGTACAAATACAGTCGCAGCAGGCGGGGTATATACAGTCTCAACAAATTTTGCAGGCTGCCCGTCAGCAGGTGGCGGATCAGGAGAAGAAATCTGCATCTGCGATAGAGCAGTTACGGATCTCCTATCATTCTTTGAGTCGTCTGTTGAATCGTACAGATGTGGAGTCACTGCAGCTGGAACAGATTGAAGTCATCCTTAACGAGGAAAAGGATACATTGGAAACATGGACAAAAGTGAATGAAGAACGCCTTGGCCGGTTAAATTCTTTCGGTTATCCTTCTTTGGTAGATGAGCAGGGTAAGATTCAAAAAGAACTGACGCGCTTGCAGAATATAAAGAAATTGACTGAAGAACAATCGAAGTCGAAGCAGGATATAGAGAAACTGGAAAAGGAAGTGACTGTTTGTACACAGCAGTTGGCAGAGCAGGATACTGTAGTTAAAGCCTTGCAGCGGCTTTATGAAAATGCCCGTATGGCGGTAGGAAAGGATGTGAAAGCATTGCGTCAGCAGTTGCAGGAAGGGGAGGCTTGTCCGGTTTGTGGAAGTACGACACATCCTTATCATCGGGAACAAGAGGTAGTGGATACTCTTTACCGGAATATGGAACAGGAATATAATACCGCAGTGTCTGCTTATCAGCAGATAAATAATCGCAGCATTGCCCTGCAACGAGACTTAACCCATCAAAGAGCAACTGAGGTACAGATAAAAGAACAGTTGTCCGTTTTGCAACAAGAAGGATTGCCGGCTGGAGAGGAAGATCAGATACAGAATCGGTTAAATGAGTTGGCGGAACGTATTTCAGCTTATCAGCATCTGTATGCGGAATGGCAGCAGAACGATGAGAAAATAAAGAAATTGCGGACATACTGTGATGCTCTGCGTGAGAATGTCTCGCAGTGTCGTTTGGCTGCGCAAAAGGTATCAGCCGCTAAAGAACAGTCGGCTATTTTACAGAAAGCAGCTATTGATGAGCAACAAAGATTCGAAGTGATCGCTAAAGCGTTGGATGCACTCCGACAGGAACGTTCTTTGTTATTAAAAGGGAAGAGTGCGGACGAAGCTGAGGCTGCTGTTGCCCGAAGAGAAAAAGAATTGAATGAGGCGTTGGAAAAGGCTCGTAAACAAGTGGAGGGAGTACAAAATCATCTTTCCGGTCTGCAGGGAGAAATGAAACAATTGTCCGTTGTCATTGAAGAACTTCGGGAGCAACAGAAAGGTATCGAACTTCCGGATCAGCTTCCTCAGACTATAGCGAAACAACAGGAAGATAATCTTAATACGGAACGTGCGCTGTCGATTGCGGAGGCACGTCTGTTGCAGCAGGCAAAGAATAAAACAATCTTTGAGCAGATAACCAAGGAGCTTACCGAAAAGCAGGCAGTTGCCGTACGTTGGGCTAAATTGAATAAATTGATTGGTAGTGCCGACGGTGCGAAATTTAAAGTCATAGCCCAAAGTTATACTTTAAATCTGTTATTGCTCCATGCCAACAAACATTTGGCTTATCTTTCCAAGCGGTATAAGTTACAGCAAGTCCCCGATACACTGGCGCTTCAGGTGATTGATTGCGATATGTGTGATGAGATACGTACGGTATATTCGCTTTCGGGAGGTGAATCTTTCCTGATTTCACTGGCACTTGCATTGGGCTTATCTTCGCTTTCGAGCAATAATCTGAAAGTAGAATCCCTGTTTATCGACGAAGGATTCGGCTCGTTGGATGCTGACAGTCTGAGAACAGCCATGGAAGCTTTGGAGCAGCTACAGATGCAGGGACGGAAAATCGGAGTCATTTCCCATGTACAGGAAATGAGTGAACGTATTTCAGTTCAGGTGCAGGTACATAAGAAGATCAATGGAAAAAGCGTGCTTACTGTCGTAGGGTAAGCACCGTTATTTCCGGCCATGCACCGAAGCGGAAAGGAAGTCCGACATAGCCGATGCCTTCATTTACGTACAAACCACGTGTTCCTTCCAGATACATCCCGCTCCATTCGGGATAGATGTAAGAGGAAGGAGAATGATTACCGAATTTTAACTGCATGGCGTGGGTATGCCCTGCCAGCATTAAATCGATGTATGTTTGTGGAAGTACTTCCCGTCTCCAGTGGGTAGGGTTATGGCTTAAAAGTATCTGGAACATTCCTTCGGTTCCCCGCATCGCTTCGGGGAGATCAGCATATTGGGAGAAAGGCGGTTCTCCTTCGTTTTCAACTCCAATAAGGGCGATACTGTCGCTGCCCTGAATCAGAATCGTATGAGAATTATTCAATAACTTCCAGCCCATAGCGGCTTGTCTTTGCAGAAGATCGTTCAGATTATCATCTTGCTCATCTTTGCTTTTCCAGTGGAAATAAGGACCGTAATCATGATTCCCTAAAATGGAGTAGACTCCATCTTTGGCTTTCAGTCCGGCCAGTATATCTTGAAAATCATTCAGTTCGACTGCACGATGATTAACCAGATCACCGGTAAAGACGATAAGATCGGCCTGTTGCTCATTCACCAGTTTTACTAACTTCTGAATAGCGGAAGCATTTCCCTGCCAACTTCCGATGTGAATATCCGACAGCTGAACAATACGGTATCCATCGAAAGCCGATGGAAGCTTGGGCGAGGAATAAGTTACCTCTTTGACGTCAAACTGCGTGCGTCCGATAAAAGACCCGTAGATGATCATTACGATAGAAATCACGGCTAATGTCAGTCCGGTACAGATAAAGGGAGTTCGGGGCCACCGTAGCCATTTGTGGAAAGGTACCCCGATAATCGTGCAGAGAGACAGCAATAGTTTAGGAGCCGTAAACAGGAAGAAAAAGATGGAAAACCATCCAATAGCCTGTGTATGGCGTTCGGCAAAGGCGTTATTGGAGAAGTAAACCAGATAAAGTAATCCTGCGGATAGCAGGAAAGCAGGCAGCCAGTAGAGGATTCTCAGCCAGCGTTTTGCCGTCAGATGAACGATAAATCTGAGATACAGATAAATGTCCGGTAGAATAAGGAAAATAAGTAAAAATATAAATAGGCGTTGCAACATAACAGCACGGATATTAAATTTTTAGTTGAAATAGGCGAAGCAGCTGACTCTGGTCAACTGTCTATGATTTTAAGTTCGTCCAGGTTCTTCTTGATTTCCTGAATACGGTTCAGGAATTTCTTGCGATAAATCCACAAGATCAGCCCCAGGCCAGCTCCCCAAAGCAGGATAAAAAATAGAATGATGGCTATCCCATATTGCCATATCTGCCAATAAATAAATGAGAGTACCGCCAGTATAAGGAGGAAAGCAGTGGCAATCAGACGTTCCCGGATCATCCACCGATGGATACGGTTGACACGGCTGATCACTTCTATCAGAGGCATTTCGTCCACTTTCGTCTGTTGTAGAAAACGGGTGGTGGTGATGTCCCAGTATAGTGCGGGAATCCACGATAGAATGATAATGATATAGATCGGATTCAGTCTGCCGTGCAACAGGACTTCCAGCAGGAATAAGACCAATACCGGCAAAGAAATCAGGATGAGTTTGATATTCAGCCGGGCAATGGCATGGATACCTTTGTCTGCATGTCCTATCAGTTTGCCAAGTTCTTCCTCTTTGATCAGCTCCTTATCTTTTAAGTGCTCATCCAGGGCATTCCATGATTTTTTCAGTTCTTCCAGTTCCATATATGATTACTCCTTTTTCATTTTTTTTAGTTTGTCTTTGATACGGCTCAGTTTGGTAGCCACATTTGTCACCGTCAGTCCGGTGATCTCCGCAATATCTTCGTAACTTTTATCTTCAAGATAAAGCAGGATAATTGATTTGTCGAGTTGTCCCAGTTGATTGATCATTTGATAAAGTTGCCTCAGCATTTCGTGGATCGGGTCATGTTCCTCTATTATCCAGTCCGCTTCGCGGGTGAGGGTAACGATTTCCGGTACATTCTTTTCTTTGCGGAAAAAGCTGATACACGTGTTCAGGGCGATGCGGTAAATCCATGTGGACATTTTGCATTCTCTTCTGAACTTGGGATAGGCTTTCCAGAGGTTGAGTATCACATCCTGATAGAGGTCATTGAGCGGGGCGTTAGGATTGGTATATAAGTAACATACCTTGTAGATCACCCGTTCATATTCGCGGATGACCGATAAGAACTCCTGTTCAATAGGGTTGGTTGCCTCTATTGTTCGTTCTCTCATGAATTAAATGGGTTACTTTTCTGGTTAGTTAGTCGTGCGAAAAGGAGAAAAATCACAAGTAAACGAAAGTTATTGCAGATTGGCAGCCAGGAATTTTCGCATTTCCTCCGTACTTTTTCCCCGACGGCGGGCATAGTCTTCGAGCTGGTCTTCTCCTATCTTTCCGACAGAGAAGTATTCGGCAGCCGGATGGGCAAACATCAGTCCGCAGACCGAAGCATGAGGGTACATGGCACCATTCTCGGTCAGCGTGATTCCTATCTGTTTCATATCCAGCAGTTCGTCCAACAGGAAATTGATGGATTGATCGGGCAGGGACGGGTAGCCTACGGCAGGGCGAATCCCTTGATATTTCTCGACCAACAGATCGGGCATTGACAGAATTTCATCTTTGGCGTATCCCCACGCTTCTTTGCGTACATATTCGTGCATCTTTTCCGTAGCAGCTTCTGCCAGACGGTCGGAAAGAGTCTGGACGAGTAAATGCTTGTAGGGATCTTGCTCGTACAGGCCTTCCATATCTGCATCTATGCAAGAAGCAAAGGCACCTATTGTATCCGGAATGCCGGAAGAAAGAGGACGGATAAAGTCACTCAGACAAAAGAACGGACTTCCGTCCCGTTTAGGCGTCTGCTGGCGGAGCAAAGGGAAAACTAGGAATTGATCGGTTTCTTTTTCAATCACCAGGTTATCTCCGTCCGAGTTTGCTTTGCAAAGTTTGAAGATAGTTCTCACTTCATAATCCTTGTCAAGTAAATCCAGCATCCGGTTGGCTTCCTTAAACAGTTGCATAGCTTCGGAAGCCTTGTTGCGGTCTTCTTCCGGAAAAGTAGTCAGCCACGAGGCACGACAGACATCGCAACCGTGAATGTTGGCGATCGCTGCGAAACGAGGTTGGAATCCCCATGCATGGAAAAAGTAAATCCAATTGATGTAGGGGGCGACGTTATGTATCTTATAAGATAAAATCATATGTTTATAAGTGACGAGTTGCTGTTTATCTGAATCTTAACTCCTGTCCACGATAATTCTCGTCAATGGTTCCGTTGTTATATAACAGATGACCGTTCACAAATGTTTTTTCTACCTTCCAGTGGAAAGTATGACCTTCCAGCGGGCTCCATTTACATTTGCTCAGGATGCAGTCTGTGGTAACAGTCCACTCACTGTCGGGGCGAACCAGAACCAGATCCGCTTGATATCCTTTCCGGATAAATCCGCGATTGCGTATCTCGTACATTTGTGCAGGGGCATGGGACATCTTCTCTACTACCTTTTCGATGCTGAAAGCACCCTTGTCTGCCAATTCGAGCATACTGACCAAAGAGAATTGTATGGTCGGCATGCCGGACATGACTTTTAATGCGCCCCCTTCTTTTTCGCTCAAGGAGTGCGGAGCATGGTCGGTCGCAATAGCGTCGATCAGACCGCTGTTGACTGCCTCCTGCAAAGCCTTCCGGTCTTCTGCCGTTTTGATGGCAGGATTACATTTGATGCGCGCTCCTAAGGTCTGATAATCTTCTTCGGTAAAAATTAGATGAGACACACACGCTTCGGCGGTAATACGCTTCTCTGCCAAAGGTGCTTTGGAGAATAAACTCAGTTCTTTGGCAGTAGAAATATGCATAATATGCAGACGCGCATTGGTCTCGCGTGCCAATTGTACCGCCAAAGCGGAAGAACGGTAGCAAGCCTCTTCCGAGCGGATGACCGGATGAAGTGCCAAAGGTACATCGTCACCATATTCTTTTTTATATTTATCCGTATTCTCTTTGATGATTCCCTGATCTTCACAGTGTGCTGCAATCAGTAAATCCGTACCTCCAAAGATGTTGCGCAGACTTGCCATCCGGTCTACCAGCATATTTCCCGTACTGGAACCCATAAATAACTTCACTCCACATACCCGGTTTTTGTCCAGCTGACTGAATAACGGATAATTATTGTTAGTCGCTCCGAAATAACAGGAGAAGTTGACAGATGATTTTTCCGCCAGCAAAGCCAGTTTGTCATTCAGTGCCTCCAAAGTTGTGGTCTGAGGATTTGTGTTCGGCATATCCATAATCGAGGTAACTCCTCCGGCTGCCGCGGCATGGCTTTCCGTTGTGATATCTGCTTTATGAGTCAGCCCCGGATCGCGGAAATGTACGTGCTCGTCAATAGCCCCCGGCAAAAGATAACAGCCGGATGCGTCAATCGTTTCGTCACAAGGCATGGCAGCCTCTTGTCCGTCAACTAAGATCTCAGCAATCTTCTCACCTTCAATAACAACAGATCCCGGAACTTTTCTTCCTTCGTTGACAATTACGGCGTTTTTTATCAGTATACGTTTCATTTCTTTTGCGGGAATTTATGGAACCAACTATTTATTTTTAACTTGATCACTCCGAATATGGCTTCTCCAAAGATACTGCTGTTCATCTTGGAGGTTCCCAACTCACGGTTAATGAAGATGACGGGGACTTCTATGATCTTGAATCCGC
This sequence is a window from Bacteroides thetaiotaomicron VPI-5482. Protein-coding genes within it:
- a CDS encoding membrane protein; amino-acid sequence: MELEELKKSWNALDEHLKDKELIKEEELGKLIGHADKGIHAIARLNIKLILISLPVLVLFLLEVLLHGRLNPIYIIIILSWIPALYWDITTTRFLQQTKVDEMPLIEVISRVNRIHRWMIRERLIATAFLLILAVLSFIYWQIWQYGIAIILFFILLWGAGLGLILWIYRKKFLNRIQEIKKNLDELKIIDS
- a CDS encoding RNA polymerase sigma factor translates to MRERTIEATNPIEQEFLSVIREYERVIYKVCYLYTNPNAPLNDLYQDVILNLWKAYPKFRRECKMSTWIYRIALNTCISFFRKEKNVPEIVTLTREADWIIEEHDPIHEMLRQLYQMINQLGQLDKSIILLYLEDKSYEDIAEITGLTVTNVATKLSRIKDKLKKMKKE
- a CDS encoding vitamin B12 dependent-methionine synthase activation domain-containing protein, encoding MILSYKIHNVAPYINWIYFFHAWGFQPRFAAIANIHGCDVCRASWLTTFPEEDRNKASEAMQLFKEANRMLDLLDKDYEVRTIFKLCKANSDGDNLVIEKETDQFLVFPLLRQQTPKRDGSPFFCLSDFIRPLSSGIPDTIGAFASCIDADMEGLYEQDPYKHLLVQTLSDRLAEAATEKMHEYVRKEAWGYAKDEILSMPDLLVEKYQGIRPAVGYPSLPDQSINFLLDELLDMKQIGITLTENGAMYPHASVCGLMFAHPAAEYFSVGKIGEDQLEDYARRRGKSTEEMRKFLAANLQ
- a CDS encoding dihydroorotase, producing MKRILIKNAVIVNEGRKVPGSVVIEGEKIAEILVDGQEAAMPCDETIDASGCYLLPGAIDEHVHFRDPGLTHKADITTESHAAAAGGVTSIMDMPNTNPQTTTLEALNDKLALLAEKSSVNFSCYFGATNNNYPLFSQLDKNRVCGVKLFMGSSTGNMLVDRMASLRNIFGGTDLLIAAHCEDQGIIKENTDKYKKEYGDDVPLALHPVIRSEEACYRSSALAVQLARETNARLHIMHISTAKELSLFSKAPLAEKRITAEACVSHLIFTEEDYQTLGARIKCNPAIKTAEDRKALQEAVNSGLIDAIATDHAPHSLSEKEGGALKVMSGMPTIQFSLVSMLELADKGAFSIEKVVEKMSHAPAQMYEIRNRGFIRKGYQADLVLVRPDSEWTVTTDCILSKCKWSPLEGHTFHWKVEKTFVNGHLLYNNGTIDENYRGQELRFR